Genomic window (Takifugu rubripes chromosome 1, fTakRub1.2, whole genome shotgun sequence):
atGTCCCTTCGTGGCTGATTTAAACACTCCCCTGTGTGTTGCCTgggaaataaatattttgaaataaatgttggaTGtgattgttcattgttatgaGGAGTCATAAAATATACTGATATaaatgccatggcaacagcagtggAAGTCATTACTGATGAAACTTttgcctttgtgtttgtgttaaagTTGAGCTTCCGCACAGTCAAAAGCTGTCTGGAATTACTTGATGAGACAgtagaaagaagaaaaacaatttaTTCTGAGGTTCCTTCTAAGACTAAACACTATTTGCTCAAGTCCTAGTCGCGCTGTGTTAAGCCATCTTAGTGACCTTTGATTATATTCTCTGCTTTTCAGTAGAAGAAACTTGTAACTGTAACTAAATCTCACAGGGTGGTCATAATCATACTATGAGATTTAATGAATTTTTTTGGCAAAACCTTTTTTTGAACCATGAAACAGAACTGCTGATGCAGACCAAGCATCAATGCATCTGCTGGTAAATTTATATGTCACTATTGGCACTTCTTTGATACGTGAGATCATCAAATGAGAACAAAGGGAAATCAAACATGACCAAAACATTTTGCTGATATGCAAATCAAGCTAATTAGGATGACAATAGCTTTCTGTCATCTGCACATTCTGCACTTTGATATAAACCACACCAGCACAGCTTCAGCTGGGTGGGAGGCAAAGCAGTTACTTAACAATGGGGAAggtgaggaaaagaagaacttgTTTTAATGTCTCTTGAGGCTGCATCTCCAGTGCATGTAACATCTTTTTCTGTGTAGTTAAGCTGCTGTTATCTTTGTTTAAATGTTGGCATGGTGCATGCATGAATTCTTTTGTTTTCGGTTTGCTCAGATTGTGTTTTTTGAGGATAAGAATTTTCAAGGGCGAAGCTACGAGTGCGCCAGCGACACTCCTGACCTGCGCACGTACTTCAGCCGCTGCAACTCCATCAAGGTGCAGAGTGGCTGCTGGGTGCTGTACGAGCACCCCAACTACACTGGCAACCAGTACGTCCTCAGCCATGGGGAGTACCCTGATCACCAACAGTGGATGGGCTTCAACGAGAGCATCAAGTCGTGCCGTGCAATCAAAAACGTAAGCTCGGGATCCAGAGCGGGACTTTTGGCTCACACTGTTTTTGATGTCCTATTAGGAAAAAGGTAGCTGTTGAAAATCCTCtgggaaaaaagcaaagaccttcttttgttacatttttatcTCAGCAGAGGGTGCCAGCTTTTGTGAAATAGCTCAGAGGACACCAACCAAATATTAACGAGCCCAATTCTAACAGAGCGCTAAAGGGCTCATCATTCGGGCAGCACATTTAACATCAATCATAGGACAGCCTGTAGACAAAATTCCTGACAGAGGGATGGGAATTAGAAAgggggaaagaaaggaaaacgATTACATATAAAAATAttaatgctgctttttttttttacttgttcaAGGTGTATGGAAAGTCCTGGAAGATCAGATTCTATGATAAACAGGATTTTGGAGGCCAAACTGCAGAATGTGTCGTAGACTGCCCGTCAGTTTACGAGACCCTTAAGTTACGTGAGTTCCACTCATGTGTGGTGATGGATGGTGCCTGGGTACTCTATGAACAGCCAAATTACCACGGACACCAGTACTTCCTGGAACGGGGCGAGTACCACAACTACACAGACTGGGGCGccacctctcctgctgctggatccTTCCGGATGATCACCGATTTCTAGAGCATCAAGATCATGCACAGTTTTACAGCCCCTAAATAATTATATCAAGTCCTAGCTCTGGAGTCCTGACCTGGCTTCAGGTATTCCAGGAAAGTCTGGGAAACCTTCAGTCTCCCACCTGATTTTCATCTAAATTTGAATTTATATCACCACCCTGTATTGCAATGTCAATAAATGATGCATGCTCTGTCTTTTGCCtctgtgggttttttgttttttgttttttatgccCACATAGCAGACTGTGGTGCAG
Coding sequences:
- the LOC101079351 gene encoding gamma-crystallin M2-like; translated protein: MGKIVFFEDKNFQGRSYECASDTPDLRTYFSRCNSIKVQSGCWVLYEHPNYTGNQYVLSHGEYPDHQQWMGFNESIKSCRAIKNVYGKSWKIRFYDKQDFGGQTAECVVDCPSVYETLKLREFHSCVVMDGAWVLYEQPNYHGHQYFLERGEYHNYTDWGATSPAAGSFRMITDF